The proteins below come from a single Vidua chalybeata isolate OUT-0048 chromosome 1, bVidCha1 merged haplotype, whole genome shotgun sequence genomic window:
- the BHLHE22 gene encoding class E basic helix-loop-helix protein 22 has translation MERALGLPAEEDLFHKSLAASAKRMESAFRSPPGLDLSHPRDRQPSPLACYEASEPEALLQPGVGGDPLALPPGSVCVKYGESASRSSVAESSGGEQSPDDDSDGRCELVLRGAGGDPRVASPAAGGGGGGGGGLKAAEGSCSNSHGHGGSKKSKEQKALRLNINARERRRMHDLNDALDELRAVIPYAHSPSVRKLSKIATLLLAKNYILMQAQALEEMRRLVAYLNQGQAISAASLPSSAAAAAAAAAALHPALGAYEQAAGYPFSAGLPPATSCPEKCAIFNSVSSSLCKQCTEKP, from the coding sequence ATGGAGCGGGCGCTGGGGCTGCCCGCAGAAGAGGACCTCTTCCACAAGAGCCTCGCCGCCTCGGCCAAGCGCATGGAGTCAGCCTTCCGCTCGCCCCCGGGGCTCGACCTTTCCCACCCCCGCGACCGCCAGCCCTCGCCGCTCGCCTGCTACGAGGCGTCGGAGCCCGAGGCGCTGCTGCAGCCCGGAGTCGGCGGCGACCCGCTGGCTCTGCCGCCGGGCTCCGTCTGCGTCAAGTACGGCGAGAGCGCCAGCCGCAGCTCGGTGGCCGAGAGCAGCGGCGGCGAGCAGAGCCCCGACGACGACAGCGACGGCCGCTGCGAGCTGGTGCTGCGCGGCGCCGGGGGGGACCCGCGCGTCGCCtcgccggcggcgggcggcggcggaggggggggcggggggctgaAGGCGGCCGAGGGCAGCTGCTCCAACAGCCACGGGCACGGCGGCAGCAAGAAGTCCAAGGAGCAGAAGGCGCTGCGGCTCAACATCAACgcgcgggagcggcggcggatGCACGACCTGAACGACGCGCTGGACGAGCTGCGGGCGGTCATCCCCTACGCGCACAGTCCCTCGGTGCGGAAGCTCTCCAAGATCGCCACGCTCCTCCTGGCCAAGAACTACATCCTGATGCAGGCGCAGGCCCTGGAGGAGATGCGGCGCTTGGTGGCTTATCTCAACCAGGGCCAGGCCATCTCGGCcgcctccctgcccagctccgccgcggcggcggcggcagcggcggcggcgctgcaCCCCGCCCTCGGCGCCTACGAGCAGGCGGCCGGTTACCCCTTCAGCGCCGGGCTGCCCCCCGCCACCTCCTGCCCGGAGAAATGTGCCATCTTCAACAGCgtctcctccagcctctgcaAACAGTGCACGGAGAAGCCTTAA